The Eubalaena glacialis isolate mEubGla1 chromosome 3, mEubGla1.1.hap2.+ XY, whole genome shotgun sequence nucleotide sequence TGTGAATAAAATTATGCGCACGAGTCATACATTTCACTCTTTTCTGGGCCAGTGTGGAATGAACAGTCTCTTAACTGAAGGTTGACAGTAATTGTTACAAATTAGGCACAGCAGTTATCAAAATGCACTCACTTGCATAGCTATAGGACTTACTAAGGAGATTAAAATAGATCTGAAACTATCCAGTACTGCAGGTGCTGGACAACTGTTGATCACCAATTTTCCCTCTGAAGTGCCCTCTAATACATGATTCGTACATTTGTATAATTTCCTCGTTTCTAACTCTGGTCCAAAAACTTTCCAGTTGTGGATCAAGAATCAAGACATTTAATCTTTAATGATCAGCAAGAGCTAGAACTTTTAAAACAGTTGTAACTTACTCAAATATTATGTATGGGACTACCAATCAACAAAAACGCTCTCCTTTGGAATTCCAGAATGTTTTGTAAAACTGCTCTTCTAAGATTCAAAGCACCGTAAATTGGGTTAGGAAGGCAGGTGTCCAGATTGCTATTACTAATGCAGAAATCATTCTTTCATGACAAAGACATTTATTCCCTCTTCCTAccaaaaatgttctaattttcccCCCACAATAACCTAGTCACAATACCCTAATCGTATTTCTGAATTTCAAAATTGTCAAGTGGGATAAACAACTGGTCGTAGGCAAGTTTTACATTCTGCCTGATGCTGCATGTGATAATGTGTTCAACATTGGTAAAGCTACAGCTATAACTAAGTCAGGATTTTTTTCACCACAGAAGATTCACGATTTAACCAATCAACTCTTCTATTTCTGAACGGTGTATGTATGAGTAGTCTACATTTCTTTAAAAGGGCACACCAAAACACAACCACCTAGGAAAACTCCCTCACTAGATGGAGAGGTTGAACCTTCCAACTAGGTATTCACCTTCTGGTCTGGCAGTAGTGGATTGCTCTGAAGTGAATTCAAATGGCCATTGATGAGAGCTGTAGGTCTATCATGTTCACAAAATAAACTGCCATTGATGTAGTGAAACCGATCTCCTGGGACCAGGCGATTCCGGCAGGTAGAGCATGtaaaacactgaaaggaaaaagcaaatccACTGAAAACAAGTACAAATTAAGTCTTTTTTGGTCACAAGTTTATAAACTGTTTTTAAGCAGGTATCTGTCAAGTACAGAGAGCCACTTATGGCTtagtgttttctttccttcaacatgATTCTGGAAAAGAGTAAGCCAAAATGCAAGAAACTGGATCAAGCTAAAGGGGAAAAGCGACAAACAGGTGTGTGCTTCTGTGGCATGGGGGGAGTGGCGTGGGTGGATGTGTAATCATCACTGCCACGTAACAATTTCAGTGGATTCCTTCCATGTTTGCGGCTTGAGAAAACAGGGTTCCTACTAAGGAGACATGCTTTGTCTCCATGTAGGAAAGTTatggttcttttaaaaaacagaggaGGAGCAGCTGCTACCTTCAGATGATACACATTGCCTTGGGCCCTCATGACGAGTTCGCTCGCAGGAATAGACTGTCCACAAGCGCTGCAAGCACCGCTATTCCCAAATAACCTGAAACAAAGATGACAGGGACACCGATAAATAATCCCAaaccaaggaaaaagaaagaaatcccccTGCCTCCGGCCCTCCCTTTGGAATGCATTTGACAGAGACTGAATTCTTAGGCTCCGGCCTCAAATTTTATGAGTGATTTACATCATCTGCGAAAAATCCTTTTGGGGGCCACAGCTAACTTCTGCCTACCGCAGAGGAAGAGGGTGCCCTGGGTTTAATCAAAATATTGACTTACACCTCTAGCAAATACGGAACAATTCTGTTCTACACACATTTTATCAGATTACTGAGTTCAtcataaaaaaaagagatacaattCATGCCTGGAGTTTAAATGTATTGTGTCCTTGAAATTATATGAAGAACTCTTTTGTACTTTAATCATATCTTGAGATATGAGTCATCAAAAGGGTTAAGAGGATTTGATTGTATATCTAAGAAGACATCATGCTCAGTGTATTGAAACTCCCGTAAACCTCCATCAGTGCAGACTTTCCATTAGAAACTCTCTGCTATCCAGGTTGATATATAATGTGTATGGGTTAACCTTTTCAATCATGGTGTCAACACTTAAGATTTGCCTCTGCTCATCTCTTTCATCctaaccttctctctctcttgatAATGAAATGCTTGCTCCAACTTCCCTCTATCCGCTCCTGAGTCCACAATTTAGATTACTTCATCTCTGCTAGCAACAAACTGAATGAAATTTCGATTTGAGCAGAAAGTAATTTACCGGGATCTGGACCCATTTGTCATCATATCTCTCTGGGTGTTTGCTGTATCACTGCAGTTTTCCTATGCAATCAAATGAGACCACAACATCTGccatggggggaggagggggagaaggagaagtcTGCAGAGGAGGGGAAAGCTCAAGGAAGTGCGGTGTACTGAAG carries:
- the LMO4 gene encoding LIM domain transcription factor LMO4; translation: MVNPGSSSQPPPVTAGSLSWKRCAGCGGKIADRFLLYAMDSYWHSRCLKCSCCQAQLGDIGTSCYTKSGMILCRNDYIRLFGNSGACSACGQSIPASELVMRAQGNVYHLKCFTCSTCRNRLVPGDRFHYINGSLFCEHDRPTALINGHLNSLQSNPLLPDQKVC